Proteins co-encoded in one Spirosoma endbachense genomic window:
- a CDS encoding SDR family oxidoreductase, translating into MSSVLNTFSLTGKLALVTGCKRGIGKAMAEALAEAGADIIGVSANLELSGSAVSQSVEQTGRKFYAYQADFSKRESIYTFIEQLKKDHPTIDILVNNAGTILRKPAAEHPDEYWDEVIAINQTAQFILTREIGKDMIAKGSGKVIFTASLLTFQGGVNVPGYAASKGAIGSLVKSFANEWASKGVNVNAIAPGYISTDNTEALRNDPVRSKSILDRIPAARWGEPDDFKGPIVFLASDAARYVHGTVLTVDGGWMGR; encoded by the coding sequence ATGAGTTCAGTACTTAATACTTTTTCACTGACTGGTAAACTGGCACTTGTAACAGGCTGTAAACGAGGTATAGGAAAGGCCATGGCTGAGGCTTTGGCTGAGGCAGGTGCCGATATTATTGGTGTTTCAGCCAATCTGGAGTTAAGCGGTAGTGCCGTCTCGCAATCCGTTGAACAGACAGGCCGCAAATTCTACGCCTATCAGGCCGATTTCAGTAAGCGGGAATCCATCTATACGTTTATCGAACAGCTAAAAAAAGACCATCCAACCATTGATATTCTGGTGAACAATGCGGGTACGATTTTACGCAAACCTGCCGCCGAGCACCCCGATGAATACTGGGATGAGGTCATTGCCATCAATCAGACAGCGCAGTTTATTCTAACCCGTGAAATCGGGAAAGACATGATTGCGAAAGGAAGCGGGAAGGTCATATTTACGGCCTCGTTGCTCACTTTTCAGGGTGGCGTCAACGTGCCAGGTTATGCTGCCAGCAAGGGAGCAATTGGTAGTCTGGTAAAATCGTTTGCAAATGAATGGGCATCGAAAGGCGTCAACGTCAATGCCATTGCTCCTGGCTACATCTCAACCGATAATACTGAAGCATTACGAAATGACCCAGTTCGTAGCAAATCGATCCTCGACCGGATTCCTGCCGCTCGATGGGGTGAGCCCGATGATTTCAAAGGCCCGATTGTTTTCCTTGCCTCCGACGCGGCCCGTTATGTTCATGGCACAGTGCTAACTGTCGATGGTGGCTGGATGGGCCGGTAG